The genomic region TGTTGCAGACAAGCAGCGCGAGGCATCCCAGACCGTGAGTTCGCAGTGGCGCGACCAAGCTGAGACGCAGGCTCCTGCATACGATGGTGAGATTCCTATTCCAGCTAAGGTTGACCCCGGTCAGCCAATGGGTGTTCTCTACGTGCCAGCGTTTGGTGACAACTTCCAGTCAACGATTGGTGAAACCACCGACCTGCCAACAGTCCTTAACGTGCCGGATCTTGGCACTGGACGCTACGAGAAGACGCAGCAGCCCGGAGAACTTGGCAACTTTGCCATGGCAGGCCACCGATCAGGATGGGCTCCAACTCCGTTCCGCGAGATCATGAACTTCCGCGTTGGCGACCCCATCTTCGTTGAGACCCCGGTCGGCTGGTACACGTACCGCTTCCGCGCGCTTGAATACGTGCTGCCTACTCAGTCTGACGTGCTGAACCCGTTCCCGCGACTCGAAGGCGTTGAGGTCACCGACCGGCTCCTCACCATGACCACGTGTCACCCCAAGCTTGCAGGAAGCGAGGAGCGCGTGATTAGTTACGCGGTCTTCGACTCGTTCCAACCGCTCAGTGATGGGCCACCACAAGAACTCATGGACCTCAACCCGAATGTGAAGGGCTAGCAATGTACGGTGCAATATGGCGACTGCTCCCTGGACCAGTCTGGCTCAAGATTATTGAGTCGCTCATTCTTGTCGCGGCCGTGGTTTACTGCCTCTTCTTCTTTGTGTACCCGTGGGTGTCGACGCTCCTTCCCGAACCAGGATCAACGGTCGGCGAATAGATGACGCGCATCCTCGTCATCGATAATTTTGACAGCTTTGTCTACACGCTCAACGGGTATCTGCAGCAGCTTGGCGCAGATACCGAGGTTGTGCGAAATAACACGATTGCTCCGGAGGATGCGCAGGCAGCGCTCGAGGGATACGACGGTGTGCTTCTTTCGCCCGGTCCGGGTGCGCCGGCCGACGCTGGCGTATCCATCGCGATGGTCCACGCGGCCATAGCTACGGGCACTCCGCTACTGGGTGTGTGTCTCGGACACCAATCAATCGCCGAGGCGATGGGTGCGACCGTGACACATGCGGACGAGCTCATGCACGGCAAGGTATCGACCGTCACGCACGACGGCAGTCAGTTTTATGACGGCGTTCCGGTGTCGTTCACCGCGACTCGGTACCATTCGCTTGCGGTTGTTACCGACACCGTTCCCGAAACCGTCGTGGTGAACTCAGCGACCGCATCCGGCGTCATCATGGGCCTTCGGCATCGTGATGCTGAGGTGTACGGTGTGCAGTTCCACCCAGAGTCGGTGCTTACCGAGGGCGGATACAACATGCTTGGCAACTGGCTCGAAGTTGCCGGTCTCCGTGGCGCGGGGCTGAAGGCGACCACGCTCAGCCCGCTCATGAGCGCCTAAGCTGAACTGCTTCCACTCATAACCCGTCAGAGGGCACAAACACGCTCCTATGAGCGTTCTGCGCTCGGCAGGACGACTTTGGGGCGCTTCGTCTCGACCTATGCGTTGCAGTACGTGATGGTGATGACGGATCCCTGCGGATGGCGACCCTCGGCAAGCGACTGCTCAACGATGGGGTTGCCCTCAACCCGGGCGCATCCGCCGTTGGGAACTAACTGAACGTCGAGCTGCAGGCCCTGCAAGACGTCGCGAGCAACCGTCATTCCCTGGCCGACAACGTTGGGGACAGATACCTGACCGTTTGAAACGTGAAGATCAACCGTTGTGCCCTTTGGCACAGACTCGCCGGCAG from Lysinibacter cavernae harbors:
- a CDS encoding class E sortase, with the translated sequence MASEPPTPSASSPLDDLMAASEQPYEARRRPKNRVKRRKTTVTGVLGEILITGGVLVLGFIIWQPLWSATVVADKQREASQTVSSQWRDQAETQAPAYDGEIPIPAKVDPGQPMGVLYVPAFGDNFQSTIGETTDLPTVLNVPDLGTGRYEKTQQPGELGNFAMAGHRSGWAPTPFREIMNFRVGDPIFVETPVGWYTYRFRALEYVLPTQSDVLNPFPRLEGVEVTDRLLTMTTCHPKLAGSEERVISYAVFDSFQPLSDGPPQELMDLNPNVKG
- a CDS encoding anthranilate synthase component II, yielding MTRILVIDNFDSFVYTLNGYLQQLGADTEVVRNNTIAPEDAQAALEGYDGVLLSPGPGAPADAGVSIAMVHAAIATGTPLLGVCLGHQSIAEAMGATVTHADELMHGKVSTVTHDGSQFYDGVPVSFTATRYHSLAVVTDTVPETVVVNSATASGVIMGLRHRDAEVYGVQFHPESVLTEGGYNMLGNWLEVAGLRGAGLKATTLSPLMSA